The following are from one region of the Halarcobacter sp. genome:
- a CDS encoding HobA family DNA replication regulator yields the protein MQEFLNWTVDTIREDRLISPWLEEKKYEWVPLVSKSIINIFEKGCSVLIITDSERDWFLKYILTNLNSNKQNRPFLPFYNFKSFYKDLDDLKTEDDISFIKDMLNISFPNGYCFWYIGKSNDVRATLPKFTKNSFLWMFDEEIQDAFNLRTKDEALDMKLLQMYRLYDKTLSAALFAEINVEN from the coding sequence GTGCAAGAGTTTTTAAACTGGACTGTTGATACTATAAGGGAAGATAGACTTATCTCCCCTTGGCTTGAAGAAAAAAAATATGAATGGGTACCTTTAGTTTCTAAATCAATAATTAATATTTTTGAAAAAGGTTGTTCAGTATTAATTATAACTGATAGTGAGAGAGATTGGTTTTTAAAATATATTTTGACTAATTTAAATTCTAATAAGCAAAATAGACCTTTTTTGCCATTTTATAATTTTAAATCTTTTTATAAAGATTTAGATGATTTAAAAACTGAAGATGATATTAGTTTTATAAAAGATATGTTAAATATCTCTTTTCCTAATGGGTATTGTTTTTGGTATATAGGAAAAAGTAATGATGTAAGAGCAACATTGCCTAAATTCACAAAAAACTCTTTTCTTTGGATGTTTGATGAAGAGATTCAAGATGCCTTTAATTTAAGAACAAAAGATGAAGCTCTTGATATGAAACTTTTGCAAATGTATAGACTTTATGATAAAACTTTAAGTGCAGCACTATTTGCAGAAATCAATGTTGAAAATTAA
- a CDS encoding aspartate kinase — translation MLKVLKFGGTSVGTLERIQNVAEIIKKIKNEGHDVIAVVSAMSGETNKLIEYAESFSKNPKPCEIDMLLSSGERVTSALLSIALNEQGYKATSMSGREAGIVTDSAHTKARIELIDTTNMKNAIAEGKIIIVAGFQGVTENTNRVSTLGRGGSDLTAVAIAGAIEADVCEIYTDVDGIYTTDPRIEPKAKKLDKISYDEMLELASLGAKVLQNRSVEMAKKLNVNLVSRSSFTPEVEGTLITKEENIMEKPVVSGIALDRNQIRVGMYGVIDRPGIASTIFTALADANINVDMIVQTRGADGKTDLDFTIPRTDWEICKDVMATFKEEAEKIDYNDTICKVSIVGVGMKSHTGVASKAFSALAKENINIRIISTSEIKISMIIEEKYAELAVRSLHDAYNLDK, via the coding sequence ATGTTAAAAGTTTTAAAATTTGGAGGAACAAGTGTTGGTACACTTGAAAGAATACAAAATGTTGCGGAAATCATTAAAAAAATAAAAAATGAAGGACATGATGTAATTGCAGTTGTTTCTGCTATGAGTGGTGAAACAAACAAACTTATAGAATATGCAGAGAGTTTTTCAAAAAATCCAAAACCATGTGAAATAGATATGTTATTAAGTTCAGGTGAGAGAGTTACATCTGCTTTACTTTCTATTGCTTTAAATGAACAAGGTTATAAAGCTACTTCAATGAGTGGAAGAGAAGCTGGAATAGTAACTGATAGTGCACACACAAAAGCAAGAATTGAATTAATAGATACTACAAACATGAAAAATGCAATAGCTGAAGGTAAAATTATTATTGTTGCAGGTTTTCAAGGTGTGACAGAAAATACAAATAGAGTTTCAACATTAGGTAGAGGTGGTTCTGATCTAACAGCAGTTGCAATTGCAGGAGCAATAGAAGCTGATGTTTGTGAAATATATACAGATGTTGACGGTATTTATACTACAGATCCAAGAATTGAACCAAAAGCAAAAAAACTTGATAAAATTTCATATGATGAGATGTTAGAACTTGCTAGTTTAGGTGCAAAAGTTTTACAAAACAGATCTGTTGAAATGGCGAAAAAATTAAATGTAAATTTAGTATCAAGAAGCAGCTTTACGCCAGAAGTTGAAGGTACGCTAATAACTAAGGAAGAGAATATTATGGAAAAACCAGTTGTAAGTGGTATTGCATTAGATAGAAACCAAATTAGAGTTGGAATGTATGGAGTTATTGATAGACCAGGAATTGCTTCAACAATTTTTACTGCCCTTGCAGATGCAAATATAAATGTTGACATGATTGTGCAAACAAGAGGTGCAGATGGAAAAACAGATTTAGACTTCACAATCCCTAGAACAGATTGGGAAATTTGTAAAGATGTAATGGCTACTTTTAAAGAAGAAGCTGAAAAAATAGATTACAATGATACTATTTGTAAAGTTTCAATTGTTGGTGTTGGAATGAAGTCTCATACTGGTGTTGCTTCAAAAGCTTTTAGTGCTTTAGCTAAAGAAAACATCAATATAAGAATAATCTCAACTAGTGAAATAAAAATCTCTATGATTATAGAAGAAAAGTATGCAGAGTTAGCAGTTAGATCTCTTCACGATGCATATAATCTAGATAAGTAG
- a CDS encoding RNA pyrophosphohydrolase produces MTDKKNEELEKDKKNYRPNVAAIVLSAKYPEKCEVFIASRTDVENAWQFPQGGIDEGENSRQALFRELEEEIGTREIEIIAEYPKWVSYDFPPSIAKKMYPFDGQIQKYYLVKLKKGAKININTEIPEFSEYKFVPTNKIYDYITFFKRTVYKQVLKYFKKEGYI; encoded by the coding sequence ATGACTGATAAAAAAAATGAAGAACTAGAAAAAGATAAGAAGAATTATCGACCAAATGTTGCAGCAATTGTATTATCAGCTAAATATCCTGAAAAATGTGAAGTTTTTATTGCATCAAGAACTGATGTGGAAAATGCTTGGCAATTTCCACAAGGTGGAATAGATGAAGGAGAAAACTCTAGACAAGCTCTTTTTAGAGAATTAGAAGAAGAGATTGGAACTAGAGAGATAGAGATTATTGCTGAATATCCTAAATGGGTTAGTTATGACTTTCCTCCATCTATTGCAAAAAAAATGTATCCATTTGATGGACAGATACAAAAGTATTATTTGGTTAAGTTAAAAAAAGGTGCAAAGATAAATATTAACACTGAAATACCTGAATTTAGTGAATATAAATTTGTTCCAACTAACAAGATATATGATTATATTACTTTTTTTAAAAGAACAGTATATAAACAGGTATTAAAATATTTTAAAAAAGAAGGTTATATTTAA
- the hemW gene encoding radical SAM family heme chaperone HemW, which produces MLLYIHIPFCDSKCHYCAFNSYTDRFHLKKEYMNALKKQLKFELNQKLNNNEKLETIFIGGGTPSTVKVEEYVDVFQILEKFIDKNTEITTECNPNSGTTKWLQGMKDLGVNRVSFGVQSFDDKKLRFLNRAHNSKGAIKAIQNAKCIGFNSINCDIIYGVEGDSFESIKDDFNTLKSLDIQHISAYSLTLEEGTKFFNKSEVKIDDEELSYKFFEYLNKIGFKQYEISNFALDDKFESKHNYGYWQHKNYLGVGAGAVGFVTNKRFYTKKGLEEYIQNPIEYEDIEELNQEDIIVEKVLLGLRCKNGFDSTILNELQNKKVDELVELKKLTKNGNKIYNNNYLLADELALYILE; this is translated from the coding sequence TTGCTTTTATATATACATATTCCATTTTGTGATAGTAAATGCCATTATTGCGCATTTAACTCATATACAGATAGATTTCATTTAAAAAAAGAGTATATGAATGCATTAAAAAAACAATTAAAATTTGAATTAAATCAAAAATTAAACAATAATGAAAAACTAGAAACCATATTTATTGGAGGTGGAACTCCAAGCACAGTAAAAGTAGAAGAGTATGTAGATGTTTTTCAAATATTAGAAAAATTTATAGATAAAAATACAGAAATCACAACTGAGTGTAATCCCAATTCTGGAACAACTAAATGGCTACAAGGTATGAAAGATTTAGGTGTAAATAGAGTTAGTTTTGGAGTACAAAGTTTTGATGACAAAAAGTTAAGATTCTTAAATCGGGCACATAATAGTAAAGGGGCTATAAAAGCTATACAAAATGCAAAATGTATAGGTTTTAATAGTATTAACTGTGATATAATTTACGGTGTAGAGGGTGATAGCTTTGAGTCAATAAAAGATGATTTTAATACACTAAAAAGCTTAGATATACAACATATAAGTGCTTACTCTTTAACACTTGAAGAGGGTACAAAATTCTTTAATAAAAGTGAAGTTAAAATTGATGATGAAGAGTTGTCTTATAAGTTTTTTGAATACTTAAACAAGATTGGATTTAAGCAATATGAGATATCAAATTTTGCTTTAGATGACAAGTTTGAGTCAAAACATAACTATGGATATTGGCAACATAAAAACTATTTAGGTGTTGGAGCTGGTGCGGTTGGTTTTGTAACAAATAAAAGATTTTATACAAAAAAAGGTTTAGAAGAGTATATACAAAACCCTATTGAGTATGAAGATATTGAAGAGTTAAACCAAGAAGATATTATAGTAGAGAAAGTTTTACTAGGATTGAGATGTAAAAATGGTTTTGATTCTACTATATTAAATGAACTACAAAATAAAAAAGTTGATGAGTTAGTTGAACTAAAAAAACTAACAAAAAATGGCAACAAAATCTACAACAACAACTATTTATTAGCAGATGAACTTGCTCTTTATATATTAGAGTAA
- the prmC gene encoding peptide chain release factor N(5)-glutamine methyltransferase gives MTIKETVRKYSQKLKYVTHIPAKEVEILICHLLEKNNIWLHINYNSAFEKEKELEKLVNKRATNYPLEYIINKASFYGESFITKEGVLIPRPETELLVDNAIEILKNRNCKTKVLEIGTGSGIISVMLALLIEDIEIIAVDINEKALELAKQNAIKHNVSEKIEFRYSNLYENVNEDDIFMTISNPPYVANDYKLPDNVKFEPSNALFGGNVGDELLKDIIDTTYKRDIKYLLCEMGYDQKQPLENYFKSFDIKNYEFYKDYEKFDRGFTIQFN, from the coding sequence ATGACAATAAAAGAAACAGTTAGAAAATATTCACAAAAATTAAAATATGTTACACATATTCCTGCAAAAGAGGTAGAGATTTTAATCTGCCATTTACTAGAAAAAAACAACATCTGGCTACATATTAACTATAACTCAGCTTTTGAAAAAGAAAAAGAGTTAGAAAAATTAGTTAATAAAAGAGCAACAAATTATCCCCTTGAATACATTATTAATAAGGCTTCATTTTATGGAGAGTCTTTTATTACAAAAGAGGGGGTTTTGATACCTAGACCAGAAACTGAACTTTTAGTTGATAATGCAATTGAAATTTTAAAGAATAGAAATTGCAAAACAAAAGTGCTAGAGATTGGTACAGGTTCAGGGATTATATCAGTGATGTTGGCTTTATTGATTGAAGATATTGAGATAATTGCAGTTGATATCAATGAAAAAGCTCTAGAATTAGCAAAACAAAATGCGATAAAACATAATGTAAGCGAAAAAATAGAGTTTAGATATAGTAACTTATATGAAAATGTAAATGAAGATGATATATTTATGACTATTTCAAATCCTCCATATGTTGCAAATGATTACAAACTTCCAGATAATGTTAAGTTTGAACCTTCAAATGCATTGTTTGGTGGAAATGTTGGTGATGAACTTTTAAAAGATATAATAGACACTACATATAAAAGAGATATTAAATACCTTTTATGTGAAATGGGTTATGATCAAAAACAACCTTTAGAAAACTACTTTAAATCTTTTGATATTAAAAACTACGAGTTTTATAAGGATTATGAAAAGTTTGATAGAGGATTTACAATACAATTTAATTAA